The DNA region CCGGAATGAACGGGTGGGCAGCCGCGGCGCGATCGTGGTCTGCACGCCCGTCTTCATGGCCGCTCTTCCTTGAGAGGGAGTACGGCTTTTATTGCCGGAAATGGTTCGGTTATCTGGTACATGCCCGGGCCTCCTTTTGGATTGTCTGATCTACGTTTATCCTAATTGATGGAGGCGGTTCCAACAATGGATTCATTTTTATCCGTCTTGTGTTTTTTTAAGTTGCTCGCATCCGGATATACGGAAACAAAAAGACCGCCTTTGTCGGGCAGCCCTATTTGGAATATCGGATATATTAGTCTTCTTACTACTAAGAGATGGCGTCCCGGCGCAAATAGCTTTGAAGCAGGCGAAATACCTCCGGCGCTATTTTGTCGAGACGGGCCGGCTTCCACTCGCGATTCAGCCACATATGCCTGCTCGAACCGCTAGACAAAAGCTCTCCTTCCGGCGCAACCCCAAACCCGCCTTCTCCGCTCTTGGCATGTTGCCCCGACTGCAATGCGGCCGCGCCCGCCGGCGCATCCGCGATTCGCCTGACCTCATAGTCGAATTGCACGCGCACCGCCGAAAAATCGGTTAAAGAAGTATAGACGGCGATAAGGTCGTCATAATGTGCCGGCTTGCGATATTTGATGCTCAAATCGACTAACGGCAAAAAGAGCCCCAAACTTTCCAACTGGTGATAAGAAGAGCCGGCGCTGCGCAGCCATTCCGTGCGTCCGGTTTCAAACCAGCCCAAATAATTCGCGTGATGAACGACGCCCATCTGGTCGGTTTCCTGATAACGGGCGCGCAATATATG from Bacilli bacterium includes:
- a CDS encoding thioesterase family protein encodes the protein MENIWHQHILRARYQETDQMGVVHHANYLGWFETGRTEWLRSAGSSYHQLESLGLFLPLVDLSIKYRKPAHYDDLIAVYTSLTDFSAVRVQFDYEVRRIADAPAGAAALQSGQHAKSGEGGFGVAPEGELLSSGSSRHMWLNREWKPARLDKIAPEVFRLLQSYLRRDAIS